A region from the Lolium perenne isolate Kyuss_39 chromosome 4, Kyuss_2.0, whole genome shotgun sequence genome encodes:
- the LOC139830389 gene encoding uncharacterized protein, which yields MEPRSIMHYGNARCADGQTVPTVFYRGHHRKARSISTSFPIVNVDESWETDDAEKQIRQRQKADIELTAWEDNSGGLSARAAGQGLALRPKSGNMNNSQQDLLAARLVPSYGDGLLAVRKSSSTPEFQDSDNSISSVWLRSKWNLKPDAFTLPLQILLLDSLPKPLFDNLPKPITAWRNNAARD from the exons atggaACCCCGCTCCATCATGCACTACGGAAACGCACGATGTGCTGACGGCCAAACTGTGCCAACAGTCTTTTATCGAG GTCATCACCGGAAAGCTAGAAGCATATCGACTAGCTTCCCTATTGTAAACGTGGATGAAAGTTGGGAAACCGATGATGCTGAAAAACAAATAAGGCAGCGCCAGAAAGCTGATATTGAGCTCACAGCATGGGAGGACAACAGCGGTGGCCTGTCAGCGAGGGCCGCCGGGCAAGGCTTGGCGCTGAGGCCAAAGTCTGGCA ATATGAACAACAGCCAGCAAGATCTTTTAGCAGCCAGGCTGGTGCCTTCGTACGGTGATGGCCTGCTCGCCGTCAGGAAATCATCGAGCACCCCGGAGTTCCAAGATTCAGACAACAGCATTTCTTCAGTCTGGCTGAGGAGCAAGTGGAACTTGAAACCAGACGCCTTCACTCTGCCTCTCCAAATCCTGCTCTTGGACAGCCTCCCAAAGCCTCTCTTCGACAACCTACCGAAGCCCATCACTGCTTGGAGAAACAATGCTGCCAGGGATTAA